The Arachis hypogaea cultivar Tifrunner chromosome 19, arahy.Tifrunner.gnm2.J5K5, whole genome shotgun sequence genome has a window encoding:
- the LOC112777347 gene encoding uncharacterized protein isoform X1, with the protein MGSEDDSSIEQAVSSRRERLLALRAAQELSNAPEQDQDPSSNPNHTASNNNNAPHNDDDDQEENLSMKFRNYVPHDKELQEGKLAPAVLPKFEDPAAPAPPPDTTEDPFLNIAPKKPNWDLRRDVQKKLDKLEKRTQKALYKLMADGLAEIVCATFRGTRKAKAVD; encoded by the exons ATGGGTAGCGAAGATGATTCTTCAATTGAGCAAGCAGTTTCGTCGCGTCGTGAGAGGCTCCTCGCTCTCAGAGCCGCACAAGAACTCTCCAACGCTCCCGAACAAGACCAAGATCCCTCTTCTAACCCTAATCACACCGCCTCCAACAACAACAACGCTCCtcacaatgatgatgatgatcaggAAGA GAACCTGAGTATGAAATTCCGGAACTATGTGCCTCATGACAAAGAGCTTCAGGAAGGGAAGCTTGCCCCTGCAGTGCTCCCCAAGTTTGAGGACCCTGCTGCACCAGCTCCTCCACCTGACACTACTGAG GATCCGTTTCTGAATATTGCTCCCAAGAAACCAAACTGGGACCTCCGGAGAGATGTGCAGAAGAAGCTCGATAAGCTTGAGAAACGGACTCAGAAGGCTCTCTATAAGCTTATGG CTGATGGACTCGCAGAAATTGTTTGTGCGACGTTCAG